Genomic DNA from Gammaproteobacteria bacterium:
GATAATCCTACCGGATTATTGTCGTGGTACGGGGATGTGCTGCCCTTGGTGCCGGCCGATGGGGGCCAGCGAAACACCCGTCATCTCGAAAAATGGTGAGTGGATTTCGCGGGCGGCAATCGAACAGCGGAGGATGGCCTGTTCGATTGCCGAGTCGGTGGCGTTCGTTAAAATTCGAACTCGCATCATGTTTCTGAGCAACGTGTGATTGTTCAAGTGTCAGAGGTTGCAAGGTGGTGTTGCATACAGAGTTCGTGTCACCGCGGTATACAGAAATAGTTTTTTTTGAGGTGATTTTGCCGGGCACTGGCGGTGCACATTATGGTTTGGAATAGCGCGGCGGAGCGGCGCAAGCTTCTCAGATTTCTGATCGTAGGTGGTGTCAATACCGCCGTGACATACGTGTTGTATCTGTTGCTGCTTTATTTGGGTCTGCCCTATATTGTGGCGCTTGCTGTTGATTATGCGATAGGTATCGGTCTGGGCTACGTTTTAAACTGCCATTGGACATTCCAAGCAAGCCAGCGTCATTTATGCGGTGTGTTGAAATATTGTGCTAACTATGCAGGAATCTTTGTGATTAATTTGGCGTTGTTGATTTTGTTCGTTGAGACGTTTGATATGGTCGAGGCGCTCGCTCAGATTCCTGCTCTCGCGTTGGCGACGGTGGTGAGTTATGCCGCGCAACGCTTTTGGGTGTTCAAATCGGCGTGAGCATAGGTTCGTTGAGGGTCGCTTGCTGTTGTGTGGCGCTTGGTATGTACTATGGGTAAGTGGGTGGGTTCTGACTGTTCGTCAGATGAGGACGCAGGAAAGAAGCGTTTTATCGGTGCCGGGGGGGTACGCTTACTCGTGTTGTCCAGCCTCTTTCCCCGGCCGGGCCAGGAAAAAGCCGGTTTGTTCATCCGTGAGCGCATGTTCCGCGTGGGCCGGGTGTTGCCGTTGGTGGTGGTCTCGCCGGTGCCGTGGTTTCCGCTGCAGGGTTTGATCCGCCGTTGGCGGCCCCATTACCGCCCGCCGGCGCCGCGCTGGGAGCGGCAGCAGGGGGTGGAGGTGTATCATCCCCGCTTTTTGGCTCTGCCCGGTCTGTTTCGGGCGTGGGACGGTTTCTGCATGGCCCTGGCCTGTGTGGGCTTGCTGCGGCGTTTGCGGCGTCGTTTTGACTTTCAGCTCATCGATGCCCATTTTGCCTATCCTGATGGCTATGCCGCGACCCGTTTGGGGCGTTGGTTCGGTGTGCCGGTATGCATCACCTTGCGCGGTACCGAGGTGCCCCATGCGCGGGACCCTGCCAGGCGCGCGCGCATGGTGCGGGCCTTGAGTGATGCCGCGCGCGTGTTTGCGGTGTCGGATTCCCTGCGCCGGCATGCCATGGCCCTGGGGCTTCCGGGAGACAAAATCCGGGTGGTGGGCAACGGTGTGGACACTGAAAAATTTTATCCTGTGGATAGGGCCGCGGCGCGGCGGAAACTGGGTTTGGCGGCAGATGCAAGGGTGTTGATCACGGTGGGAGCGCTGGTGGAGCGTAAGGGTTTCCATCGGGTCATCGAATGCCTTCCGGCTTTGGTGGGGCGCTACCCTGATTTGCACTATCTCATCGTCGGCGGCGCCAGCCCGGAGGGGGATTGGCGCGCTCGCCTCGAGCGGCTCGCGGCACAGCTCGGTGTGCAGGAACGGGTGCATTGCCTCGGCGCGCTGCCGCCGGAGGAATTGAAAACACCCTTGTCTGCCGCGGATCTGTTCGTGCTGGCCACGCGCAACGAGGGCTGGGCCAATGTTTTGCTGGAGGCCATGGCCTGCGGCCTGCCGGTGGTGGCCACCGACGTGGGCGGCAATGCCGAGGTGGTGTGCCGCGATGAGTTGGGTATCATCGTGCCCTTCGGCGACAACGCTGCTCTGCGGGATGGCATCGATCAGGCTTTGCGCAAAGCCTGGGACGAGGACGCTATCATCGCTTACGCCCGCGCCAATTCCTGGGATGACCGGGTGCGGGTGCTGTGCGAAGAATTCAATCGTTTGCTGCCCGCACCGGGCGCCGCAGCGCAAACGGAGGAGACGGCGCGGTGATTCCGGCCTTGTCCCGCCATGTCGTCTATCCGTTGCAGGAAGCGTTGCTGCGTCGTCCCACCTTCGCTTATCTGCGGGAGCTGGAGCGCAGCCAGTATTGGTCCCGGGAAGCGCTGGAGCAGCTGCAGCGCCGCAAGCTCCAGGCCCTGCTTCGCAGCGCCGCCGCCCATTGTCCCTGGCACGCCGACCGCATCGCCGCGGCCGGCATCGAGCTGGACCCGGCGGCGCCGCCGCCCACCCTGGCTGATCTGCGCCGCCTGCCCACCATGGCGAAAAAAGACGCGGTGGAGCACGGCGCGCGCATGCGCTGGCTGGGCGTGCCTGGGGGGGCGGAGAAATACAACACTGGCGGTTCCAGCGGCGAGCCGTTGGTGTTTTACTTCGGCCGGTGGCGTCAGGCCTCCGACGCCGCCGGCCGCATGCGGGCGCGGCGCTGGTGGGGGGTGGACGTGGGCGAGCGCGAGGTTTATCTGTGGGGTGCGCCGGTGGAGCTGAGCAAAACCGATCGCATCAAAACCTTGCGCGACCGTCTGCTCAATCAACTGGTGCTCAACGCGTTCGACATGTCGCCCGCCGCCATGGATGAGTACCTCGGTGCCATCCGTGCCTACCGGCCCCGCTGCGTCTACGGTTACGCCAGCAGCGTCGCCCTGCTGGCGGCCCATGCCCAGGCGCGGGGCCGGCATTTGCGCCTGCCCGGCCTGAAAGTGGTGTGCACTACCGGCGAGCCTCTCTATCCTCACCAGCGCGAACTCATCGAACAGGTGTTTGGCGTGCCGGCGGCCAATGAATTCGGCAGCCGCGACATTGGTTTTACCGCCCACGAGACACCAGAGGGGCAGATGCTGCTTATGAGCGAGAGCATCATTCTCGAAGTGCTGAACGAGTCTGGTGAGCCGGTGGCGCCGGGGGAGACGGGCGAGGCGGTGATGACGGGCCTTTGCTCCGAGGCCCAGCCCTTCATCCGTTACCGCACCGGTGATGTGCTCCGCAACAGCGATGAAGCGGCGGGCGCCGGCCGGGGTTTGCACGTGATCGGCGAGGTCCTGGGCCGCAGTACGGATTTTGTGGTGCGCGCCGATGGTACAATCATGCACGCGCTGGCGGTGATCTACGTGCTTCGCGCTGTGGAGGGCTTGGCAGCCTTTCGTTTTATTCAGCATGCGGTGGATGAGGTGGAAGTGATCTACGTCACCAATGCCAAATGGCGTGCGGACGATCAAGGCCGGATTGCCCGGGGCTTGCGCGCCCGCATGGGTGAAGGGACACAGATTCGGTTGACCGAGGTGGACAGCCTGCCAGCCACCGCCTCGGGCAAGCACCGCTATGTGGTCAGTCACGTTCCCTTGGGTGGCGCTTTGGAGGCAGCCCGCGGGACGTTGTAACACGGGTCTCCCTTAAGATCCCCCGCCGTTAGGCGGCATTGTTGTTTTTACCCCCTCTCCCCTTGAGGGGAGAGGGACGGGGTGAGGGGTGAATATGCTCTGAGGTTGAAACTGGAGTCCTCATCTATACCTCTCCCGGTCTTGGGAGAGGGGACAATCGGCCGCGCGGCCGGTCAATCCGGCTTGTCGCCGTAACATGAAGCCACCGGCTTTAGCCGGTGGCGTATTCACTGACGGAACATCATGGCATTACGGAAATTGCTCACTCTGCCGCTGCGTTATAAGCCCTGGCGGCCGCGCCATGCGGCGTTGATCGCGCGGGACATTGTCTCCCTGTCACGCCAGCTTGAACGTGGGCACGGGGATCACGCCAATGCAGCGCTTGATTGGCTGTGCCACGCCCAGGATCAGCGCGACGGCCAGATTGACGCCGGCAGCGTCTCGGCCGGCTGGAGTTTCGAAGACGGCTGGCTGCCCGGCTATCCCGAGACCAGCGGTTACATCGTTGAAACTTTTCTTGCCGCTGCGGAGATTCTCAAGCGGCCCGGGCTGCGGGAACGGGCCGGGCGGATTATCGACTGGGAGTTGTCGTTGCA
This window encodes:
- a CDS encoding phenylacetate--CoA ligase family protein, translating into MIPALSRHVVYPLQEALLRRPTFAYLRELERSQYWSREALEQLQRRKLQALLRSAAAHCPWHADRIAAAGIELDPAAPPPTLADLRRLPTMAKKDAVEHGARMRWLGVPGGAEKYNTGGSSGEPLVFYFGRWRQASDAAGRMRARRWWGVDVGEREVYLWGAPVELSKTDRIKTLRDRLLNQLVLNAFDMSPAAMDEYLGAIRAYRPRCVYGYASSVALLAAHAQARGRHLRLPGLKVVCTTGEPLYPHQRELIEQVFGVPAANEFGSRDIGFTAHETPEGQMLLMSESIILEVLNESGEPVAPGETGEAVMTGLCSEAQPFIRYRTGDVLRNSDEAAGAGRGLHVIGEVLGRSTDFVVRADGTIMHALAVIYVLRAVEGLAAFRFIQHAVDEVEVIYVTNAKWRADDQGRIARGLRARMGEGTQIRLTEVDSLPATASGKHRYVVSHVPLGGALEAARGTL
- a CDS encoding glycosyltransferase family 4 protein yields the protein MGKWVGSDCSSDEDAGKKRFIGAGGVRLLVLSSLFPRPGQEKAGLFIRERMFRVGRVLPLVVVSPVPWFPLQGLIRRWRPHYRPPAPRWERQQGVEVYHPRFLALPGLFRAWDGFCMALACVGLLRRLRRRFDFQLIDAHFAYPDGYAATRLGRWFGVPVCITLRGTEVPHARDPARRARMVRALSDAARVFAVSDSLRRHAMALGLPGDKIRVVGNGVDTEKFYPVDRAAARRKLGLAADARVLITVGALVERKGFHRVIECLPALVGRYPDLHYLIVGGASPEGDWRARLERLAAQLGVQERVHCLGALPPEELKTPLSAADLFVLATRNEGWANVLLEAMACGLPVVATDVGGNAEVVCRDELGIIVPFGDNAALRDGIDQALRKAWDEDAIIAYARANSWDDRVRVLCEEFNRLLPAPGAAAQTEETAR
- a CDS encoding GtrA family protein: MVWNSAAERRKLLRFLIVGGVNTAVTYVLYLLLLYLGLPYIVALAVDYAIGIGLGYVLNCHWTFQASQRHLCGVLKYCANYAGIFVINLALLILFVETFDMVEALAQIPALALATVVSYAAQRFWVFKSA